A stretch of DNA from Methanocalculus natronophilus:
CGGGCGGATCGTGCAGCATCCATCGCGACGTTGCCGCCACCGACAACAACCACATCAGATCCAACCCTGACGGGGGTGTCACACTCCGGGAACGCATCGGCATGCATCAGGTTTACCCGTGTCAAAAACTCGTTTGCCGAGTAGACGCCGATCTGGTTTTCACCCGGAATGCCCATGAACGCAGGAAGGCCGGCACCGGTGGCAATGACGACTGCATCATATTCCATCAGCTCATCGACAGATATGCTCCGGCCCACCAGGTGGTTCGTCTGTATGGAGACGCCAAGCTCTTTCACGGCATCAATCTCTGCCTGCACCACATCATTTGGGAGACGGAATTCAGGGATCCCGTAGGTGAGCACACCACCGGGTGCATGGAGCGCCTCGAAGATTGTGACACGAAAACCATTTCGTGCAAGCTCTGCAGCAGCTGTCAGTCCGGCAGGCCCTGATCCGACAACAGCGACTGTTTGTGGCCGTTCTTCTGCAGCAACAGGTGTCTCGACACCATGCTCCCTCTCCCAGTCGGCGAGGAACCGCTCAAGCTGGCCTATGGCAACAGGCCTGTCTTTATTCCCGAGGATGCACTCTCCCTCACACTGCACCTCCTGTGGACAGACACGGCCGCAGATGGCAGGGAGCATATTATCTTCCTTGATAATCCGGATTGCAGACCGGAAATCCCCATCTTCAATACACGTGAGGAAGCCGGGGATATCGATCCCAACCGGGCATCCGTCCACGCAGAAGGGTTTCTTGCACTGGAGGCACCTGCCAGCCTCTTCGATCGCTTCATCATCCCTGATTCCGCAGTCCACCTCGCCAAAGTCACGGATTCTGTCAGCTGCCAGTCGATCTGCCATTACTGCTCACCTCCACAACCGCATCCTCCTGCATGATAGTGTTCGCGTGACTCTTTCTCTTCAGCCAGGTAGAACCGCTGGCGGCTCATCAGGAGATCAAAGTCAACGGCATGGGCATCAAACTCCGGCCCATCCACACAGGCGAATTTTGTCTCCCCATGCACGACCACCCGGCAGGATCCGCACATGCCTGTTCCATCGACCATAACCGGGTTCAGTGAGACAAAGGTCGGTATCCCAAAGGGTTTTGTCACGCCTGAAGTCACCTTCATCATGATGGCAGGCCCGATCACCCAGACTGCATCCGGTGGCCGGGTTTCGCAGATCTCCTGCAATGGACCTGCTGCAAACCCCTTGATCCCATATGAGCCGTCATCGGTGGTAACGATCAGATCATCACAGATACCACGCAGCTCATCCTCGAGAATCAGGAGATCCCGTGTTCGTGCACCAATGATCCCGGTCACTGTATTCCCGGCATTTTTTAGTGCCTGGGCGATGATTGGGAGGCATGCAATACCGACACCGCCCCCGACAAGCACGCACCGTCCATATGCTTTGATCTCTGTAGGCTTTCCAAGAGGACCAACTACATCAAGGATGGTGTCGCCTGCTTTCAACTGAGCAAGCTTCTCTGTTGTTGTCCCGACGGTCATGAAGATAACCCTGACACGATCGTCAGCTACTCCTGATATGGTGAGGGGTATCCGCTCTCCTGTCTCGTTTATCCGGAGGACAAGGAACTGCCCCGCTTCTGCATTCCTGCTGACATGCGGGGCTTCAATCCATAATTCATAGACGTTTTCTGCAAGGCGTGCTGATGATGTTATTGTGTACAATTAAAACCACTCCGGATTGACTATTACAATAATCTCGTATACATTACTCCTCAGACTTCTTTACTTTACGCAACCTGACAGCCACACCGCGTTTTGACCGGACCATCTCATCAGCCGGCATCATGGCTCTCCCTGTAGCAACAATCCCTTCCCCGACTACAAACACCTCGTCACCATCACGAATCCCGGGATCAGCAGAGATGACACCTGGTGCAAGTATATCTCCATGTGGGACAAAATCATCGATTTTTACCTGGTAGCAGCCGGGAAGCAGCTCCCATCCATCGAAGGTGGGGCGGAGCAGGCCGCTTGTGGGATCAATTGAGAAGAGCTGACGCCTGCCCAGCATCACTTTCCGGTTTAGCCCCTTCCCTTTGATCATCATCCCTTTTGTATCAACAGTCCGTCCAAACTGCCACTGGATCGTTGCTGAAATCTGATCAACAGACCGCTTCCTGCCCCCGCTGAGCGCTGCGGCAAGATTGTCAAGTGACTCCCGTGAGGTGGGGCGTCCGTCTCTGCAGGTCTCTTGGAGCCGGACTCCTGCAGATTCAGCTGCTCTTTGTGCAACCTCACGTGCGCCTCCCTCAAGATGGGCGATGATCCGCTCATATGGGTGGGCATTCAGGTAGGAAGCGAGGATCCCCGAGAGGAGATGGATCTCCTCATGGTCCCAGTACCCGGTCACCGGGACATCGTAGTGGGCTGCCGGATAGACTGCCTCAAGTTCCCGGGGAACAACTCCAAGAGGAGAGGTGACGATCAGGGCGTCCGCACGTCCCTGGATCGCATCATTGAACTTTTTATGGCTCTGGGAGAAGGAGTAGGGTTTCCGTGCAGAACACGGGAGAAGAACACAGGTATCCGTATGTGAAGGAGTAAATCGTGTAATGGTGCGTCTTGCAAAGCGGATAACCTCGGGCCGGTTCATTGATTCAGCTGTATAGGCCCTGAAGGTGGTCTTCCTTGCAATTGGTGCTGCAATTTCGGTGAAGCTGGTTTTTGTATCGAGATGGCGGAGCAGGGCAACGAGCGCCGCATCTGATCTGCTGCGTGATTCGATAAGCTCGCGGAGATCGCCTTGTTTCAGGTGGGCAGCGGCAAGCGCGATCTCGCTTCTGAGTGCAAGCCTGTTATGTTCCAGAAGATCCTCGTTTCCACATCCGGGGCAGGCACAGATCCCTTCATGCATCCAGGATCCCGGATAGATCCCAAGAGGGGTGCAGAAGAGCCCCTGGGCGGATCTCAGATCGACTGCACGGGTGTCAAAGAGATCAAAGCCTGTTGCTATCAGCATAGAGACATTGGAGGGGAGGGCAGATGCTGGTGCATACCGGGCGGCATCCGGGGGCAGTTCCCGGATAAACGCTTCGATCCAGTCTGCATAAGCTCTTGGATTTGCAAGGGCGGTATGCCAGCATGGGAAGAGCACCGCATCTCCCGAAGAAACGCCGCTCATCCTGAGTGGGTGGACAGGGATCGGCTCCCCGGTACTCTCTTCAAAATATGCCGCAACGAAGGCTTCATCTGCCTGGAGTGGGATATTTGAATGACTTCTCGTCTCAAGATCGATAAATTGTGCTTCAGGATCGATCACAGCAGGTGTCTCAAGGGTTGTCTCCCCGTGCGTGAAAATACCGCTCCGCGCAAGCCCGTCACGGCGCCTGATCTCAAACTGTGTCATGTGATCACCACCGCTCCTGGAAACTGCTTTCTGAAAAGGTCCGCATGATCCGGATCTGCTGAGAAGGTGATCCTCGTCTGTTTGTTTGCAGCGAGGAGCGCATCGATGCCACGAAAT
This window harbors:
- the gltA gene encoding NADPH-dependent glutamate synthase, yielding MADRLAADRIRDFGEVDCGIRDDEAIEEAGRCLQCKKPFCVDGCPVGIDIPGFLTCIEDGDFRSAIRIIKEDNMLPAICGRVCPQEVQCEGECILGNKDRPVAIGQLERFLADWEREHGVETPVAAEERPQTVAVVGSGPAGLTAAAELARNGFRVTIFEALHAPGGVLTYGIPEFRLPNDVVQAEIDAVKELGVSIQTNHLVGRSISVDELMEYDAVVIATGAGLPAFMGIPGENQIGVYSANEFLTRVNLMHADAFPECDTPVRVGSDVVVVGGGNVAMDAARSARRLGANVTLVYRRRREDMPARLVEVHHAEEEGIEFLTCTNPTRIHGEGTVTGVEVVAMDMCELDDSGRPAAKPIPGSERVIPADVVIEAIGQSPNPLLIRMIEGLVREKKGNLLVDEDGSTTVPKIFAAGDVATGAATVILAMGAAKRAAESVRKLFDGE
- a CDS encoding sulfide/dihydroorotate dehydrogenase-like FAD/NAD-binding protein, which gives rise to MYTITSSARLAENVYELWIEAPHVSRNAEAGQFLVLRINETGERIPLTISGVADDRVRVIFMTVGTTTEKLAQLKAGDTILDVVGPLGKPTEIKAYGRCVLVGGGVGIACLPIIAQALKNAGNTVTGIIGARTRDLLILEDELRGICDDLIVTTDDGSYGIKGFAAGPLQEICETRPPDAVWVIGPAIMMKVTSGVTKPFGIPTFVSLNPVMVDGTGMCGSCRVVVHGETKFACVDGPEFDAHAVDFDLLMSRQRFYLAEEKESREHYHAGGCGCGGEQ
- the arcS gene encoding archaeosine synthase subunit alpha; the encoded protein is MTQFEIRRRDGLARSGIFTHGETTLETPAVIDPEAQFIDLETRSHSNIPLQADEAFVAAYFEESTGEPIPVHPLRMSGVSSGDAVLFPCWHTALANPRAYADWIEAFIRELPPDAARYAPASALPSNVSMLIATGFDLFDTRAVDLRSAQGLFCTPLGIYPGSWMHEGICACPGCGNEDLLEHNRLALRSEIALAAAHLKQGDLRELIESRSRSDAALVALLRHLDTKTSFTEIAAPIARKTTFRAYTAESMNRPEVIRFARRTITRFTPSHTDTCVLLPCSARKPYSFSQSHKKFNDAIQGRADALIVTSPLGVVPRELEAVYPAAHYDVPVTGYWDHEEIHLLSGILASYLNAHPYERIIAHLEGGAREVAQRAAESAGVRLQETCRDGRPTSRESLDNLAAALSGGRKRSVDQISATIQWQFGRTVDTKGMMIKGKGLNRKVMLGRRQLFSIDPTSGLLRPTFDGWELLPGCYQVKIDDFVPHGDILAPGVISADPGIRDGDEVFVVGEGIVATGRAMMPADEMVRSKRGVAVRLRKVKKSEE